The following proteins come from a genomic window of Ailuropoda melanoleuca isolate Jingjing chromosome 2, ASM200744v2, whole genome shotgun sequence:
- the MAP3K6 gene encoding mitogen-activated protein kinase kinase kinase 6 gives MFGWRSEPLAPAPPRVPRAGRPTPERPRTAGPCLRSGALERAGSCWQDPLAEALSRGRPHAAPPGRGCARSRPLSVVYVLTREPQPGVEAEAGAEAEPLPLRCLREACAQLPGPRPRPQLRTLPFGTLALGDTAALDSFYNADVVVLEVSSSLAQPSLFYHLGVRESFSMTNNVLLCSQADLPDLQALREDVFQKNSDCVGSYTLIPYVVTATGRVLCGDAGLLRGLADGLVQAGVGTEALLTPLVGRLARLLETTPTDSCGYFRETIRQDIRRARERFCGQQLRLELARLQRRLDSVELLSPDIIMNLLLSYRDVQDYSAIIELVETLQALPTCDVAEQHNVCFHYTFALNRRNRPGDREKALAVLLPLVQSEGSVAPDLYCMCGRVYKDMFFSSGFQDAGHREQAYHWYRKAFDLEPSLHSGINAAVLLIAAGQRFEDSEELRLIGMKLGCLLARKGCVEKMQYYWDVGFYLGAQILANDLTQVALAAEQLYKLNAPIWYLVSMMETFLLYQHFRPTLELPEGPPHCAHFWLHFLLQSCQPLKTACPQGDQCLVLVLEMNKVLLPARLEIQGTDPVSAVTLSLLEPESQDVPSSWTFPVASICGVSSSKRDERCCFLYALPPAQDVQLCFPSVGHCQWFCGLIQALVTNPDSTAPAEEAEGVGEVLEFDYEYAETGERLVLGKGTYGVVYAGRERHTRVRIAIKEIPERDSRFSQPLHEEIALHKRLRHKNIVRYLGSASQGGYLKIFMEEVPGGSLSSLLRSVWGPLQDNESTISFYTRQILQGLGYLHDNRIVHRDIKGDNVLINTFSGLLKISDFGTSKRLAGITPCTETFTGTLQYMAPEIIDQGPRGYGKAADIWSLGCTVIEMATGRPPFHELGSPQAAMFQVGMYKVHPPMPTSLSAEAQAFLLRTFEPDPRLRASAQALLGDPFLQPGKRSRSPGSPRHALLPTDAPSASPTPSADPTTQPQTFPRPQAPFQHPPSPPKRCLSYGDTSQLRVPEEPGAEEPTSPEESSGLSLLHQESKRRAMLAAVLEQERRALADVLCPKQEQGPHLGRNHVEQLLRCLGAHIHTPNRRRLAQELRALQGQLRAQGLGPALLHGPLFAFPDAVKQILRRRQIRPHWMFVLDSLLSRAVRVALAVLGPEVETEEVPLRSEESSKEEEPQSKQQETLVQLSRLPGEPEQAPPSPVVQLGLLRAETDRLRDVLAEKERECQALVQQALQRVNGEARTCTLATEPPAALTVDQGLVQWLQELNVDSGTIQMLLNHSFSLHTLLTCATRDDLIYTRIRGGMVCRIWRAILAQRARSTPVTSGRQEAE, from the exons ATGTTCggctggaggtcagag CCActggctcctgcccctccccgggTGCCCAGAGCCGGGCGCCCGACGCCCGAGCGTCCCCGCACGGCAGGGCCGTGCCTGCGGTCCGGAGCCCTGGAGCGCGCCGGCAGCTGCTGGCAGGACCCGCTGGCCGAGGCGCTGAGCCGGGGCCGGCCCCACGCGGCGCCCCCGGGCCGGGGCTGCGCGCGAAGCCGGCCGCTCAGCGTGGTCTACGTGCTGACCCGGGAGCCGCAGCCCGGGGTGGAGGCCGAGGCGGGAGCCGAGGCGGAGCCGCTGCCCCTGCGCTGCTTGCGCGAGGCCTGCGCGCAGCTCCCCGGACCGCGACCGCGACCGCAGCTGCGTACCCTGCCCTTCGGGACGCTGGCGCTGGGAGACACCGCGGCGCTGGATTCCTTCTACAACGCGG ACGTGGTGGTGCTGGAGGTGAGCAGCTCCCTGGCACAGCCCTCTCTGTTCTACCACCTTGGTGTGCGGGAGAGCTTCAGCATGACCAACAACGTGCTCCTCTGCTCCCAGGCTGACCTCCCTGACCTGCAGGCCCTTCGG GAGGATGTTTTCCAGAAGAACTCG gACTGTGTTGGCAGCTACACGCTGATCCCCTATGTGGTGACAGCCACTGGTCGGGTGCTGTGCGGTGATGCGGGCCTCCTGAGGGGCCTGGCTGATGGGCTGGTACAGGCCGGGGTGGGCACTGAGGCCCTGCTAACGCCCCTGGTGGGCCGGCTGGCCCGCCTGCTAGAGACCACGCCCACGGACTCTTG TGGCTACTTCCGGGAGACCATCCGGCAGGACATCCGGCGGGCCCGGGAGCGGTTCTGCGGGCAGCAGCTTCGGCTGGAGCTGGCTCGCCTGCAGCGGAGACTGGACAGCGTGGAGCTGCTGAGCCCCGACATCATCATGAACCTGCTGCTGTCCTACCGCGATGTGCAG GACTACTCAGCCATCATCGAGCTGGTGGAGACACTGCAGGCCTTGCCCACCTGTGACGTGGCCGAGCAGCACAACGTCTGCTTCCACTACACGTTCGCCCTCAACCG gaGGAACCGGCCTGGGGACCGGGAGAAGGCACTGGCTGTGCTGCTGCCACTGGTCCAGAGTGAGGGCTCTGTGGCGCCTGACCTCTACTGCATGTGCGGCCGTGTCTACAAGGACATGTTCTTCAGCTCTGGCTTCCAGGATGCTGGGCACCGGGAACAGGCCTATCACTG gtaTCGCAAGGCTTTCGACTTAGAGCCCAGCCTCCACTCGGGCATCAACGCGGCTGTGCTGCTCATTGCTGCTGGGCAGCGCTTTGAGGACTCTGAGGAGCTCCGGCTCATCG GCATGAAGCTGGGCTGCCTGTTGGCCCGGAAAGGCTGCGTGGAGAAGATGCAGTATTACTGGGATGTAGGGTTCTACCTGGGAGCGCAGATCCTCGCCAATGACCTCACCCAGGTGGCGCTGGCCGCAGAGCAGCTGTACAAACTCAACGCTCCCATATG GTACCTGGTGTCCATGATGGAAACCTTCCTGCTGTACCAGCACTTCAGACCCACCCTGGAGCTTCCCGAAGGACCCCCACACTGTGCCCACTTTTGGCTGCACTTCTTGCTACAGTCCTGTCAGCCACTCAAGACGGCCTGTCCCCAAGGGGACCAGTGCTTG GTGCTGGTCCTGGAGATGAACAAGGTGCTGCTGCCTGCAAGGCTCGAGATTCAGGGTACTGATCCTGTGAGTGCAGTGACCCTGAGCCTGCTGGAGCCCGAAAGCCAG GACGTTCCCTCCAGCTGGACCTTCCCAGTGGCCTCCATCTGCGGGGTCAG CTCCTCGAAGCGGGATGAGCGCTGCTGCTTCCTCTACGCGCTCCCCCCGGCTCAGGACGTGCAGCTGTGCTTCCCCAGCGTAGGGCACTGCCAGTG gtTCTGCGGCCTGATCCAAGCCTTGGTGACGAATCCGGATTCCACGGCGCCCGCGGAGGAGGCGGAGGGCGTGGGGGAGGTgctggag TTTGATTATGAGTACGCGGAGACGGGCGAGCGGCTGGTGCTGGGCAAGGGCACCTACGGGGTGGTGTACGCGGGCCGCGAGCGGCACACGCGGGTGCGCATAGCCATCAAGGAGATCCCGGAGCGGGACAGCAG gttCTCTCAGCCCCTGCACGAAGAGATAGCTCTGCACAAACGCCTTCGCCACAAGAACATCGTGCGCTACCTGGGCTCGGCCAGCCAGGGCGGCTACCTCAAGATCTTCATGGAGGAAGTGCCTGGAG GCAGCCTGTCCTCCCTGCTGCGGTCAGTGTGGGGACCCCTGCAGGACAACGAGAGCACCATCAGTTTCTACACCCGCCAGATCCTGCAGGGACTCGGCTACCTGCATGACAACCGCATAGTGCATCGAGACATCAAG GGGGACAATGTGCTGATCAACACCTTCAGCGGGCTGCTCAAGATCTCTGACTTCGGCACCTCCAAGAGGCTGGCAGGCATCACGCCTTGCACTGAGACCTTCACAG ggaccCTACAGTATATGGCGCCAGAAATCATTGACCAGGGCCCACGAGGGTATGGGAAGGCAGCTGACATCTGGTCACTGGGCTGCACTGTTATCGAGATGGCCACAGGTCGCCCACCCTTCCATGAGCTGGGGAGCCCGCAGGCTGCCATGTTTCAG GTGGGCATGTACAAGGTGCATCCGCCAATGCCCACTTCTCTGTCAGCGGAGGCCCAAGCCTTCCTTCTCCGAACTTTTGAGCCAGACCCCCGCCTCCGAGCCAGTGCTCAAGCACTGCTGGGGGACCCCTTCCTGCAGCCCGGGAAGAGGAGCCGCAGCCCTGGCTCCCCCCGACATGCACTGCTGCCCACAG ACGCCCCTTCGGCCAGCCCCACTCCCTCAGCGGACCCGACCACCCAGCCCCAGACATTCCCACGCCCTCAGGCACCCTTTCAGCACCCACCCAGTCCCCCGAAGCGCTGCCTCAGTTATGGAGACACCAGCCAGCTCCG GGTGCCCGAGGAACCCGGGGCCGAGGAGCCCACGTCCCCCGAGGAGAGTTCTGGGCTCAGCCTGCTGCACCAGGAGAGCAAGCGCCGGGCCATGCTGGCCGCCGTGCTGGAGCAGGAGCGGCGCGCGCTCGCGGACGTCCTGTGCCCCAAGCAGGAGCAG ggGCCCCATCTGGGCAGGAATCATGTGGAACAGCTACTGCGCTGCCTCGGGGCGCACATCCACACTCCCAACCGCCGGCGGCTAGCCCAGGAGCTGCGGGCGCTGCAGGGGCAGCTGCGGGCCCAAGGCCTCGGGCCTGCGCTTCTGCACGGACCGCTCTTCGCCTTCCCGGATGCG gtGAAGCAGATTCTCCGACGGCGCCAGATCCGCCCACACTGGATGTTCGTGCTGGACTCGCTGCTCAGTAGAGCTGTGCGGGTAGCCCTGGCTGTGCTGGGCCCAG AGGTGGAGACGGAGGAGGTCCCACTGAGGTCAGAGGAGTCGAGTAAAGAAGAGGAACCCCAGTCCAAGCAGCAGGAGACCTTGGTCCAGCTCAGCCGGCTCCCGGGGGAACCAGAGCAGGCACCCCCGTCCCCCGTAGTGCAGCTGGGCCTCTTGCGAGCAGAGACTGACAG GCTCCGAGATGTCCTGGCTGAGAAAGAACGGGAGTGCCAGGCCCTGGTGCAGCAGGCGCTACAACGGGTGAACGGGGAGGCCAGAACCTGTACCCTGGCCACAGAGCCCCCAG CTGCTCTTACGGTGGACCAGGGCCTGGTGCAGTGGCTACAGGAACTGAACGTGGATTCAGGCACCATCCAGATG CTG